One genomic segment of Zymoseptoria tritici IPO323 chromosome 5, whole genome shotgun sequence includes these proteins:
- the MgLAC4 gene encoding putative beta-galactosidase (Beta-Galactosidase (Glycoside Hydrolase Family 2)) yields MSSLGSAVLQGHEGQFPDYNNEQIFQRNRLPARAYHIPKDSLLLNGRWDFHYAPTPLHAPDPKQNGQYTPATPDSALQGFGKPHYTNVIYPFPVNPPHVPTENPTGSYRRRFTVPASWSTDAQLRLRFEGVDSAFHVFVNSTPVGYHQGSRNSSEFDVTDVVRKDGENEVFVKVYQWCDGSYIEDQDQWWLSGIFRDVYLLALPKTARIEDFFVKTLLDAKYQDATLELTLDVNLGLDVDVVVSLKDRKNGDQPVHHESFSAKAQSGQLKQSISVSNPKKWSAETPNLYHLEIDLVDRKDRTILHSVQSQVGFRQVEIKDGLLLVNGKRILLQGVNRHDHHNKFGRAVPLSYIREDLLLMKRHNINALRCSHYPPDPKLLDLCDELGLWVMDEADLECHGFYDAVARPLEIPEEMDYEERKLLAFPQAAAYTSDNPRWQGQYVDRIESVVQRDKNHPSVIIWSLGNEAFYGQNHKAMYDAAKRIDDTRPVHYEGDAKALSADMFSYMYPSVERLLKLARTEDVSDGKFDKPIVLCEYAHAMGNGPGNLEGYQQAFREVPRLQGGFIWEWANHGLWKDGPDGKSFFAYGGDFGDTPNDGTFVMDGLCNSNHTPTPGLVEYKKVIEPLRATVEGNELVVKNLYDFVSLDHLTAIYRIESILLSSGAFDITGIGAGQTKRLSLPSSLNDSTLPDETWLSVSFRLGQATNWADAGHEVAWCQGRLTANRDQAVESHKLGPLRVRTSPTSWTVGDGGFEIVFDRVRGVLKSWTSNSKSLLIEDPLTHAALIPSFWRAPTDNDRPSDDPYWKRYGLNDMTSQLRSASISRQSESTVTISSTTYLAPPILDWGIEADISYTIRSNETVSIKARLNPVGSIPTTVSRIGLDLRLNKDLVAAKYHGLGPGESYPDKMMAQRVGIYESPVAQLSYNYDVPQENGNRMGARWVKLVDETGFGLQSRRVDVDQPFSWTASYHRPEMLDAAKHPCDLVEEDALLLRLDVATAGVGSAACGPGIGEDVQVKCQATSFAFELRRI; encoded by the exons ATGTCGAGCCTCGGCTCTGCTGTACTGCAAGGCCATGAGGGCCAGTTTCCTGACTATAACAACGAGCAGATCTTTCAGAGAAACCGACTCCCCGCTCGTGCTTACCACATTCCCAAAGACTCCCTTCTTCTGAACGGCAGATGGGACTTCCACTATGCTCCAACGCCGTTACATGCCCCAGATCCAAAACAGAACGGCCAATACACTCCCGCGACACCAGACTCTGCT CTACAAGGATTTGGCAAACCGCACTACACCAATGTCATCTACCCGTTCCCTGTGAACCCGCCCCACGTTCCGACAGAAAATCCAACCGGATCTTACCGACGTCGGTTCACGGTGCCAGCTTCTTGGTCTACGGACGCCCAGCTGAGATTGCGTTTCGAGGGAGTTGACAGCGCATTCCATGTGTTTGTCAATTCCACTCCCGTGGGATATCACCAAGGCTCTCGCAATTCCAGTGAATTCGATGTCACAGATGTTGTGCGGAAGGACGGAGAGAACGAAGTCTTTGTGAAAGTCTATCAATGGTGTGATGGCTCCTATATTGAGGATCAGGATCAGTGGTGGCTGTCAG GCATATTCCGCGATGTCTACTTACTTGCGCTTCCAAAGACAGCGCGTATCGAGGATTTCTTCGTCAAGACATTGCTGGATGCCAAGTATCAGGATGCCACTCTGGAACTCACCCTGGATGTCAATCTTGGCTTGGACGTGGATGTCGTTGTATCTCTGAAAGACCGCAAGAATGGCGACCAGCCGGTACATCATGAGAGTTTCTCGGCAAAAGCCCAGAGTGGACAGCTGAAGCAGTCCATCTCTGTCTCGAACCCGAAGAAATGGTCCGCAGAAACTCCGAATCTGTACCATTTGGAGATTGATCTGGTCGATAGAAAGGATCGGACCATTCTCCATTCCGTTCAATCGCAAGTAGGCTTCAGGCAAGTGGAGATCAAAGACGGACTCCTTCTGGTGAATGGCAaacgcatcctcctccaaggCGTGAATCGCCATGACCATCACAACAAGTTCGGGCGCGCAGTGCCTCTGTCTTACATTCGAGAAGATCTCTTGTTGATGAAGCGACACAATATCAATGCCCTTCGCTGCTCTCACTACCCGCCTGATCCAAAACTGCTCGATCTCTGCGATGAGCTTGGATTATGGGTCATGGACGAAGCAGATCTCGAATGCCATGGCTTCTATGATGCAGTTGCCCGACCTCTCGAAATTCCGGAGGAAATGGACTACGAAGAGCGCAAACTACTGGCATTCCCACAAGCTGCCGCCTACACTTCGGACAATCCCCGCTGGCAAGGACAATACGTGGATCGCATCGAGTCCGTTGTACAGAGGGACAAAAATCATCCGTCGGTGATTATCTGGTCTCTTGGCAATGAGGCCTTCTACGGTCAGAACCACAAAGCGATGTACGatgcggcgaagaggatcgaCGACACTCGACCAGTACACTACGAAGGCGATGCAAAGGCTTTGTCCGCGGACATGTTCAGCTACATGTACCCTTCAGTGGAAAGGCTGCTGAAGCTGGCGCGAACTGAAGATGTCTCCGACGGCAAATTTGACAAGCCAATTGTTCTTTGTGAATATGCACATGCAATGGGCAATGGGCCTGGAAATCTGGAAGGCTACCAACAAGCTTTTCGAGAAGTGCCTCGTCTGCAAGGCGGCTTCATCTGGGAGTGGGCCAATCATGGCCTGTGGAAAGATGGGCCGGACGGCAAGAGTTTCTTCGCATATGGCGGTGACTTTGGTGACACCCCGAATGATGGCACTTTTGTCATGGATGGTCTCTGCAACAGCAATCACACGCCGACGCCAGGACTGGTCGAGTACAAGAAGGTCATCGAGCCCTTGAGAGCAACGGTGGAAGGCAATGAGCTTGTGGTGAAGAACCTGTATGACTTTGTCAGCCTGGATCATCTCACTGCAATATACAGAATTGA ATCGATACTCCTCTCATCCGGCGCTTTCGACATCACAGGCATCGGAGCTGGTCAGACGAAACGTCTCTCGCTTCCTTCGTCCCTCAACGATTCCACATTACCGGACGAGACCTGGCTAAGCGTGAGCTTCCGACTAGGTCAAGCAACGAACTGGGCAGACGCTGGTCATGAAGTCGCTTGGTGTCAAGGTCGTCTGACTGCAAATCGCGACCAGGCGGTGGAATCGCATAAGCTTGGTCCTTTGCGCGTCCGTACATCTCCAACATCGTGGACTGTCGGCGACGGAGGATTCGAAATCGTTTTCGATCGAGTCCGAGGCGTACTCAAATCGTGGACTTCAAACAGCAAGTCGCTCCTGATCGAGGATCCTCTTACCCATGCTGCTCTGATACCTTCATTCTGGCGAGCTCCGACGGACAACGATCGGCCTAGCGACGACCCTTACTGGAAGAGATACGGCCTTAATGATATGACTTCTCAGCTTCGCTCGGCCAGCATTAGTCGGCAATCCGAAAGCACAGTCACCATCTCAAGCACAACATATCTCGCACCGCCAATCTTGGACTGGGGCATTGAAGCGGATATCAGCTACACAATTAGGTCTAACGAGACCGTCTCGATCAAAGCCAGGTTGAATCCAGTTGGCAGCATCCCAACCACGGTCTCTCGCATTGGGCTCGATCTTCGCCTGAACAAAGACCTGGTCGCTGCAAAGTATCACGGTCTTGGGCCAGGAGAATCATACCCAGACAAGATGATGGCTCAGAGAGTGGGCATCTACGAGAGTCCCGTCGCGCAGCTCTCTTACAACTACGACGTGCCACAAGAGAACGGCAACCGGATGGGAGCACGCTGGGTGAAGCTTGTAGACGAGACTGGCTTCGGTCTACAGTCGAGAAGAGTAGATGTTGACCAGCCGTTTTCCTGGACCGCTAGCTATCATCGTCCGGAAATGCTTGATGCAGCGAAGCATCCGTGTGATCTAGTGGAGGAAGACGCTCTCCTGTTGAGACTTGACGTGGCCACTGCTGGCGTTGGATCAGCTGCTTGCGGACCTGGCATTGGCGAGGATGTGCAGGTGAAATGTCAAGCGACATCGTTTGCGTTTGAGCTGCGACGGATATAG